CTATGGCCGCTGGGCTCCCCGATACAGACTTTCCGAGTTGGCAGGACCGCGACTGGCTCCTGCGACTGTCCTGTCACTGCAAGTTCAAAACCGTCCCCGAGGCTCTCACCACTCGGCGTCGCAAGACCGGAGAAGACAGCATCAGCGATAACTTCGAGGAGAAGCGCGACATCTCGTACCCACTGTTTATCGAGAAACACAGGGACCTCGCCGCGGAGTACGGGTGGCGATGTGAGCGGGCGTTCATGGCCGCGACGACCGAATCACTTGGACAGGAGGCACTGAAAAACGGATACTACGCCGATGCGAAAAAATACTTCCTCAAAGCGCTCCGATACCATCCCCTCGATAGATCACGGCTCGTGTACGCTCTGGTCGCATATGGCGGGAAGTACACCTACGGGGCGGCACACACGCTAGCCAGTCTGCTCCACCGGGTCAGGACGGATACCATCCACAAGTAGGAACTGACTAGTAATACCGCCGGTCGGCTCGCTACAGTTGCAATCGTGGCTTGAACTCACCCCCTCGCGCGCACCGTCTGTACAATTGTTTAATAACTCTCTTACTTTGATTCCGATAGTCTTGGGGACAGATAGTATGAACTTGGATGTCGAAAACGTCCTCATTTACGTCGACGACGCTGTTAGATACGATGCGATTGCGGACACGCTGTCTGATTTCGGGCCGACGCACAAGACCATCGCAGCGTCGACTCATACCCCGACGTCGTTTGGGAGTCTGCTGACTGGACTATTACCGCCGCGGAGCGGAATCCACAGTTTCAAACACACAGTCCCCCCTGACGTGCGGTCTGTCTTCGATATCGAGACATACGAGACGTCGATGGGGTCTGAGGGAGGGATGAACGACGGCATCGCAGACATCTTCGGCTCTCCGGCACGGACGACTATCGAGGAAGCGAGGCCGCCATTCGTCCACGTTGTCCGCCGTCCCGGTGGACATGCGCCGTACAATGGGTTCGAGTGGGAGCAGTACGAGTACGCGGACGAGACTGCCGCCGAATATTTCGACAGGATTTCGAATCAACCAGAACAAGCACGAATCGATTACGAGCGGGGCGTGGAGCGCTCGTTCGAGGAATTCCAGCGCGTCCTCGGTGTCCTGAAAGAGCGCGGGCTCGCCGACGACACGTTAGTGGTCTACACGAGCGACCACGGTGAACTCCTCGGCGAGTACGGGTTTTTCGGACACACACACGCTGCCACGCCCGAAGTCGTCTACGTGCCGACGACGTTCATCCATCCCGAGCTCGAACCTGGACAGGTCGACGGTCTCTTCCACCACGTCGACTTGGTGCCGACCGTCGCCGACGCGATGGCACAAGACGTCGACATCGGAGAAACAGACGGGGTTATTGAGGGCGCCGACCGCAAAACCGGATACAATCACCTCCGGCACATCCGGTACGGGACCCTTGCCGACCCGCTCGAACGTCTGCTCCAGATGACCGGCGGATTCGAGCGGACCATCCAGAGTCTCTGGGATGCGAACGGTGGTCACGTTTTCGTCGACGGGTCACACGTCACTGCCTCGCTCATCTACCTCGTCCTGTTGCTACAGAAGCCGTTCGGGAAGCAAGTCCGATACGGGAACCGCGTCCTCGAATCGTACAAGATGTTCACGCCCGGACACGCGTCGTACGGGCTCCCCGGGTTCGACAAGTCCGAGGCCCAGTCGAAAATCGACTTGATTCTCGAAGGCGAGACCGCCGGCAACGAACACGACATAGATGCAGCCACTACGGAGCATCTCGAAGAGATGGGATATCTATAACGGGGACAGCGTTTCGGTAGCCATATTATAATTTTCACAGGGGGAGTCTTGCACACAGATATTGTGGCCGATAACACAGCGAACCACGCGTACAACCGACCGCCTCGGGGTGCACAAGATTGGGACGTACTGCTCAACGAGAACTTTTCGCGTATAGACGGCGACGTCGAGATTCGGGATACGGAGGAGAACCGCAGTCAGTACACACCGAAGACCGGTGCGAAGTACCTCGCGACGGATACCGGACAGGTCTATCTCGGCGACGGGAACGAGTGGCAGCGACGAGCCTCCGTCAACGTCGTCCGGAACGGTTTCACTCGGACGGCCGACGGAACAGTGATTGCTCCACCGGGCGAACTCCAAGCGGCAATCGATGCGACCGCGACGAACTCCAACTTCGGTCAGCAACCCACACAGACTATCAGTCTCGTTTCCGGACGAACGTATGAAATATCCGATACAATTACGCTCAAATCCGGTGTCCGGCTGGAGTGCAACGGCGCTAGAATCGTCCCATCCGGCGATTTCAATGTTTTTGAGCTTCACCGTGAGACACAGCTAGTCCGCCCCCACATTGACACGCGAAACATGGACTGGCAGTCGATTCAAGTCCTCATCGGTACCAAGGAGTCCGACAAGCTAGAACCGTCAAACCGAGCCTGGGTACAGGACGCCTATTTGCTCGGTGAGCCGGGACGGGGCACTGGCTTG
The Haloarcula marismortui ATCC 43049 DNA segment above includes these coding regions:
- a CDS encoding sulfatase-like hydrolase/transferase, with the translated sequence MNLDVENVLIYVDDAVRYDAIADTLSDFGPTHKTIAASTHTPTSFGSLLTGLLPPRSGIHSFKHTVPPDVRSVFDIETYETSMGSEGGMNDGIADIFGSPARTTIEEARPPFVHVVRRPGGHAPYNGFEWEQYEYADETAAEYFDRISNQPEQARIDYERGVERSFEEFQRVLGVLKERGLADDTLVVYTSDHGELLGEYGFFGHTHAATPEVVYVPTTFIHPELEPGQVDGLFHHVDLVPTVADAMAQDVDIGETDGVIEGADRKTGYNHLRHIRYGTLADPLERLLQMTGGFERTIQSLWDANGGHVFVDGSHVTASLIYLVLLLQKPFGKQVRYGNRVLESYKMFTPGHASYGLPGFDKSEAQSKIDLILEGETAGNEHDIDAATTEHLEEMGYL